One Brevibacterium spongiae DNA segment encodes these proteins:
- a CDS encoding DNA-directed RNA polymerase subunit beta', whose translation MPDVNFFDELRIGLATAENIRGWSHGEVKKPETINYRTLKPEKDGLFCEKIFGPTRDWECACGKYKRVRFKGIICERCGVEVTRAKVRRERMGHIELAAPVTHIWYFKGVPSRLGYLLDLAPKDLEKVIYFAAYMITSVDEDSRHRDLPSLQNKIDVEKQQIGTRRDADIDRRAKKLEEDLAALEADGGTAAAKKKLRDTAEKEMDKLRKNADREVDRIEQVWDRFKNLKVNDLEGDESLYREMFHRFGLYFSGAMGAEAIQKRLIDFDLDAEAEKLRELIATGKGQRKTRALKRLKVVNAFLTTDNNPEGMVLDVVPVIPPELRPMVQLDGGRFATSDLNDLYRRVINRNNRLKRLLDLGAPEIIVNNEKRMLQEAVDSLFDNGRRGRPVTGPGNRPLKSLSDMLKGKQGRFRQNLLGKRVDYSGRSVIVVGPQLHLHQCGLPKTMALELFKPFVMKRLVDLNHAQNIKSAKRMVERQHPQVWDVLEEVITEHPVLLNRAPTLHRLGIQAFEPQLIEGKAIQLHPLVCSAFNADFDGDQMAVHLPLSPEAQAEARILMLSANNILKPSDGKPVTMPSQDMIIGLFHLTSERKGLAGEGRSFSGMGEAIMAFDRGELDLGSPITIRLEDVVPGADIEVPEGWEVGDPLDVQTTLGRATFNEYLPADYSFVNSTIDKKALSRIVNHLAEEYPKVEVAHTLDNFKAGGFHWATRSGITIAMSDVVSPEAKAEILDEAEAIDTKVQQQYELGALTDDERRNELVKLWTETTEKVDQVMRTNFPEENSVLRLVESGASGNWMQVRQLAGMRGLVTNPKGEIIPRPIVSNYREGLAVLEYFIASHGARKGLADTALRTADSGYLTRRLVDVSQDVIIRTAEADSNKGITLPVAERDHEGNLVAHEYAETSVYGRLTVNDVTDADGNVIVPAKSDVTAATVDTLVAAGIEELKVHSVLTADSDTQISAEHYGRSMATGKLVDIGEAIGTVAAQSIGEPGTQLTMRTFHTGGAAASTGDITQGLPRVTELFEARTPKGFAPIAEATGRAKIDDSRKTRFVIITPDDGSEEIEHAVSKRARLLVEDGQHVKAGEQLIVGAVDPKQVLRIRGRREAERFLVEEVQKVYRSQGVGIHDKHIEVIVRQMLRRVTVIESGDTNLLPGELVDRGRYQAENRRVVAEGGQPASARDELMGITKASLATESWLSAASFQETTRVLTEAAMEGKSDTLMGLKENVILGKLIPAGTGLQKHRNLVVEPTEEAKAEMFTNSYGDFYAGIGSDSGSAIPLEDYDYGAFS comes from the coding sequence GTGCCTGACGTCAATTTCTTTGATGAACTGCGCATCGGTCTTGCCACCGCGGAAAACATCCGCGGCTGGTCACACGGTGAGGTGAAAAAGCCTGAGACCATCAACTACCGCACCCTGAAGCCGGAGAAGGACGGACTCTTCTGCGAGAAGATCTTCGGACCCACCCGCGACTGGGAGTGCGCCTGCGGAAAGTACAAGCGCGTCCGCTTCAAGGGCATCATCTGCGAACGCTGCGGCGTCGAGGTGACCCGTGCCAAGGTGCGCCGTGAGCGCATGGGCCACATCGAGCTCGCTGCTCCCGTGACCCACATCTGGTACTTCAAGGGTGTTCCCTCCCGTCTGGGATACCTGCTGGACCTGGCTCCGAAGGACCTCGAGAAGGTCATCTACTTCGCTGCCTACATGATCACCTCCGTCGACGAGGATTCCCGTCACCGTGATCTGCCCAGCCTGCAGAACAAGATCGACGTCGAGAAGCAGCAGATCGGCACCCGCCGTGACGCGGACATCGACCGTCGTGCCAAGAAGCTCGAAGAGGATCTCGCAGCGCTCGAGGCAGACGGCGGCACTGCCGCAGCCAAGAAGAAGCTGCGCGACACCGCCGAGAAGGAAATGGACAAGCTGCGCAAGAACGCCGACCGTGAGGTCGACCGTATCGAGCAGGTGTGGGACCGGTTCAAGAACCTCAAGGTCAATGACCTCGAAGGCGACGAGAGCCTGTACCGCGAGATGTTCCACCGCTTCGGCCTGTACTTCTCCGGTGCCATGGGCGCCGAGGCGATCCAGAAGCGTCTCATCGACTTCGACCTCGACGCCGAAGCCGAGAAGCTGCGTGAGCTCATCGCCACCGGCAAGGGACAGCGCAAGACCCGTGCGCTCAAGCGCCTCAAGGTCGTCAACGCGTTCCTGACCACCGACAACAACCCCGAGGGCATGGTCCTCGATGTCGTGCCGGTGATCCCGCCGGAGCTGCGCCCGATGGTGCAGCTCGACGGCGGTCGGTTCGCGACCTCGGACCTCAACGACCTCTACCGTCGTGTCATCAACCGCAACAACCGCCTCAAGCGTCTGCTCGATCTCGGTGCTCCCGAGATCATCGTCAACAACGAGAAGCGGATGCTGCAGGAAGCCGTGGACTCGCTGTTCGACAACGGTCGTCGCGGACGTCCGGTGACCGGACCGGGCAACCGTCCGCTGAAGTCGCTGTCGGACATGCTCAAGGGCAAGCAGGGACGTTTCCGTCAGAACCTGCTCGGTAAGCGTGTGGACTACTCGGGCCGTTCGGTCATCGTCGTCGGTCCGCAGCTGCACCTGCACCAGTGCGGTCTGCCGAAGACCATGGCGCTCGAACTGTTCAAGCCGTTCGTGATGAAGCGCCTGGTCGACCTCAACCACGCACAGAACATCAAGTCGGCCAAGCGCATGGTCGAGCGTCAGCACCCGCAGGTGTGGGACGTCCTCGAAGAGGTCATCACCGAACACCCGGTGCTGCTCAACCGCGCACCGACCCTGCACCGTCTGGGCATCCAGGCGTTCGAACCCCAGCTCATCGAGGGTAAGGCGATCCAGCTGCACCCGCTCGTGTGCTCGGCGTTCAACGCTGACTTCGACGGTGACCAGATGGCTGTGCACCTGCCGCTGAGCCCCGAGGCGCAGGCCGAGGCCCGCATCCTCATGCTCTCGGCCAACAACATCCTCAAGCCTTCGGACGGCAAGCCCGTGACGATGCCTTCGCAGGATATGATCATCGGCCTGTTCCACCTCACCTCAGAGCGCAAGGGACTGGCCGGCGAGGGACGGTCGTTCTCCGGCATGGGCGAAGCGATCATGGCCTTCGACCGCGGAGAGCTCGACCTCGGTTCGCCGATCACCATCCGCCTGGAGGACGTCGTTCCCGGTGCGGACATCGAGGTGCCCGAAGGCTGGGAGGTCGGGGACCCGCTGGACGTGCAGACGACCCTGGGTCGCGCGACGTTCAACGAGTACCTGCCTGCCGACTACTCCTTCGTCAACTCGACGATCGACAAGAAGGCACTGAGCCGGATCGTCAACCACCTGGCCGAGGAGTACCCGAAGGTCGAGGTTGCCCACACGCTGGACAACTTCAAGGCCGGCGGCTTCCACTGGGCCACCCGTTCGGGCATCACCATCGCGATGTCGGATGTCGTCTCGCCCGAGGCGAAGGCCGAGATCCTCGACGAGGCCGAGGCCATCGACACGAAGGTGCAGCAGCAGTACGAACTCGGTGCACTCACCGACGACGAGCGTCGCAATGAGCTCGTCAAGCTGTGGACCGAGACGACCGAGAAGGTCGACCAGGTCATGCGCACGAACTTCCCCGAGGAGAACTCGGTGCTGCGTCTGGTCGAGTCCGGTGCCTCCGGTAACTGGATGCAGGTGCGTCAGCTGGCCGGTATGCGCGGCCTGGTGACGAACCCGAAGGGTGAGATCATCCCGCGTCCGATCGTGTCGAACTACCGTGAGGGCCTGGCGGTGCTCGAGTACTTCATCGCCTCGCACGGTGCTCGTAAGGGTCTGGCCGATACCGCTCTGCGTACCGCTGACTCCGGTTACCTGACCCGTCGTCTCGTCGACGTGTCGCAGGATGTCATCATCCGCACTGCGGAAGCTGATTCGAACAAGGGCATCACCCTGCCGGTGGCCGAACGCGATCACGAAGGCAACCTCGTTGCCCACGAATACGCCGAGACCAGTGTCTACGGCCGACTCACCGTCAACGACGTCACCGACGCCGATGGCAATGTCATCGTCCCGGCGAAGTCCGATGTCACCGCGGCAACCGTCGATACCCTCGTGGCTGCCGGCATCGAGGAGCTCAAGGTCCACTCGGTGCTCACTGCGGATTCCGATACGCAGATCTCCGCCGAGCACTACGGTCGCTCGATGGCGACCGGCAAGCTCGTCGACATCGGCGAGGCCATCGGCACCGTCGCGGCTCAGTCGATCGGTGAGCCCGGCACCCAGCTGACGATGCGTACCTTCCACACCGGTGGTGCCGCAGCGTCGACGGGTGACATCACCCAGGGTCTGCCGCGTGTGACCGAGCTCTTCGAAGCTCGTACGCCGAAGGGCTTCGCCCCCATCGCCGAGGCGACCGGACGGGCGAAGATCGACGACAGCCGCAAGACCCGCTTCGTCATCATCACCCCCGATGACGGCAGCGAAGAGATCGAGCATGCAGTGTCCAAGCGTGCCCGCCTCCTCGTTGAGGACGGACAGCACGTCAAGGCCGGCGAGCAGCTCATCGTCGGTGCAGTCGATCCGAAGCAGGTGCTGCGCATCCGCGGTCGTCGCGAGGCCGAGCGCTTCCTCGTCGAGGAGGTCCAGAAGGTCTACCGTTCGCAGGGTGTGGGCATCCACGACAAGCACATCGAGGTCATCGTGCGGCAGATGCTGCGTCGTGTGACCGTGATCGAATCGGGCGACACCAACCTGCTGCCCGGCGAGCTCGTGGACCGTGGACGCTACCAGGCGGAGAACCGTCGTGTCGTCGCCGAAGGCGGCCAGCCCGCATCGGCTCGTGACGAGCTGATGGGCATCACGAAGGCTTCGCTGGCCACCGAATCGTGGCTGTCGGCCGCGTCCTTCCAGGAGACCACCCGCGTCCTCACCGAGGCGGCCATGGAAGGCAAGTCCGATACGCTCATGGGTCTGAAGGAGAACGTCATCCTCGGTAAGCTCATCCCTGCAGGCACCGGCCTGCAGAAGCACCGCAACCTCGTGGTGGAGCCGACCGAAGAGGCCAAGGCCGAGATGTTCACCAACAGCTACGGAGACTTCTACGCGGGCATTGGATCCGACTCCGGATCCGCCATTCCGCTGGAGGACTACGACTACGGCGCGTTCAGCTGA
- a CDS encoding 6-phosphofructokinase — protein MKIGVLTSGGDCPGLNAVIRGIVRKGIRTHGASFVGIRDGWRGLLEDDMFDMTMLDVRGLSGRGGTILGTSRTHPYESGGPERMREVMSAHGIDSLIAIGGEGTLAGASRLVREEGLHIVGVPKTIDNDLGNTDYTFGFDTAQSIATEAIDRLRTTAESHHRCMVIEVMGRNVGWIALHAGMAGGAHAILMPEFPVSFDQIAEWVTSARNRGRAPIVVVAEGFIPEGFDSQVADQGRDNKGRVRLGGIANYLAPKIEEITGIESRATILGHLQRGGSPTAYDRVLSTRLGMAAADLAQHGHWGKMASLKGTDIVSVEMSSAVDSLKSVPLHRWEEAQVLFG, from the coding sequence ATGAAGATCGGTGTACTCACCTCGGGCGGCGACTGCCCGGGCCTCAACGCTGTCATCCGCGGCATCGTCCGCAAGGGCATCCGCACTCATGGAGCATCGTTCGTCGGAATCCGCGACGGGTGGCGGGGCCTGCTCGAAGACGACATGTTCGATATGACGATGCTCGATGTGCGCGGCCTGTCCGGTCGCGGCGGAACGATCCTCGGCACCTCCCGCACCCACCCGTACGAGAGCGGTGGACCTGAGCGCATGCGTGAGGTCATGTCCGCTCACGGCATCGATTCGCTCATCGCCATCGGCGGTGAAGGAACCCTGGCCGGCGCCTCCCGTCTCGTCCGCGAAGAGGGACTCCACATCGTCGGGGTCCCGAAGACCATTGACAACGACCTCGGCAACACCGACTACACCTTCGGCTTCGACACGGCCCAGTCCATCGCCACCGAGGCGATCGATCGGCTGCGCACCACAGCAGAGTCCCACCACCGCTGCATGGTCATCGAGGTCATGGGCCGCAACGTCGGATGGATCGCTCTGCACGCCGGCATGGCCGGTGGCGCACATGCGATCCTCATGCCCGAATTCCCTGTCTCCTTCGATCAGATCGCCGAATGGGTGACATCGGCGAGGAACCGCGGCCGCGCCCCCATCGTCGTCGTCGCCGAAGGCTTCATCCCCGAGGGCTTCGACTCCCAGGTCGCCGATCAGGGCCGGGACAACAAGGGACGGGTCCGCCTCGGCGGGATTGCGAACTATCTGGCGCCGAAGATCGAAGAGATCACCGGCATCGAATCCCGGGCCACGATCTTAGGACACCTGCAGCGAGGCGGCTCCCCCACCGCGTACGACCGTGTGCTGTCCACGCGGTTGGGAATGGCGGCCGCTGATCTCGCTCAACACGGTCACTGGGGCAAGATGGCCAGCCTCAAGGGCACCGACATCGTCTCGGTCGAGATGTCCTCGGCCGTCGACAGTCTCAAGTCGGTGCCTCTGCACCGCTGGGAGGAGGCTCAAGTCCTCTTCGGCTGA
- a CDS encoding DUF1707 SHOCT-like domain-containing protein produces MADDDSPPPQRRIRASDQDRDDVLSVITEAVTHGRLDPEETAERQDDAIGAKFIDELIPLLEDLPEGEQLHRRFARQTGHGSPAGSTGPGSALQHRGAAELSPAAEPGSAPPANSVAIMSGREIDVPAGTAQVTTYALMGGDSIDLCAVMGPGVTVELVSYAMWAGNDIYVPPGVHVRDETINIMAGNEVRQSARGDGSNGTVVLKGVSLMAGHDVRLAKGYRTKDQGQLE; encoded by the coding sequence ATGGCCGACGACGACTCCCCGCCTCCTCAGCGGCGCATCCGCGCCTCCGACCAGGACCGCGACGATGTGCTCTCCGTGATCACCGAGGCGGTCACGCACGGACGACTCGACCCCGAGGAGACAGCGGAGCGCCAAGACGATGCGATCGGTGCGAAGTTCATCGACGAACTCATCCCGCTCCTCGAAGACCTGCCCGAGGGCGAACAGCTGCACCGGCGGTTCGCCCGCCAGACCGGACACGGTTCTCCTGCCGGTTCGACAGGCCCGGGTTCGGCCCTCCAGCATCGCGGGGCAGCCGAACTCTCACCCGCTGCCGAACCGGGTTCGGCACCACCGGCGAACTCCGTGGCCATCATGTCCGGCCGCGAGATCGATGTTCCGGCCGGTACCGCACAGGTCACCACGTATGCACTTATGGGCGGTGACAGCATTGATCTGTGCGCCGTCATGGGTCCCGGTGTGACGGTCGAATTGGTCTCCTATGCGATGTGGGCGGGCAACGACATCTACGTTCCGCCGGGCGTGCACGTCCGCGACGAAACCATCAACATCATGGCGGGCAATGAGGTCCGTCAGTCCGCGCGAGGCGACGGGTCGAACGGCACCGTCGTGCTCAAGGGCGTCTCACTCATGGCCGGACACGATGTCCGGCTCGCCAAAGGCTACCGAACAAAGGATCAGGGTCAGCTGGAATGA
- a CDS encoding glycosyltransferase, giving the protein MRHESSAWQQPETQTADTATRPTTTVDLVVPVYNEEASLTASIETLLSAGPAHGTEVTIIIADNASTDATPDIAAALAATHPQVEYVRLEQKGRGRALSQVWRASSADVVAYTDVDLATDIRVLEPMVEVIRSGLADVAIASRLQPGLAVERGIRREIISRCYNRLLKVSLGVGFSDAQCGFKALSAQAAKELLPQVEDSEWFFDTELLARAEWAGYRIHEFGTDWTDDPESSVDVISTAWKDLRGIVRLRTGARSWLGRDVPAPNTGAQILHFIDVGIISTVLYAVLFLLGLQFVSDTAANIIALLLSTIANTALNRSHTFGVRSPHRRLTAQVKGLAAFGLCLAFTSAGLAIADGFTGPWATAGTLAVLTVANLAATVVRFVLMRTWVFARGTQNAADRATHRAAHRGTHSISTTAVESAHIDEKGIDHV; this is encoded by the coding sequence ATGAGACATGAGAGCAGCGCCTGGCAGCAGCCGGAGACGCAGACAGCAGACACGGCCACCCGACCGACCACCACCGTCGACCTCGTCGTCCCGGTCTACAACGAGGAGGCGTCGCTGACCGCCTCGATCGAGACCCTCCTCTCCGCGGGGCCAGCCCACGGCACCGAGGTCACGATCATCATCGCCGACAATGCGAGCACCGATGCGACCCCCGACATCGCTGCTGCTCTCGCGGCGACGCATCCGCAGGTCGAATACGTCCGCCTCGAGCAGAAGGGGCGTGGTCGCGCGCTGAGCCAGGTGTGGCGGGCCTCGTCGGCCGACGTGGTGGCCTATACGGATGTGGATCTGGCCACGGACATCCGCGTCCTCGAACCGATGGTCGAGGTCATCCGTTCGGGACTGGCCGACGTCGCCATCGCCTCACGCCTGCAGCCCGGACTCGCGGTCGAGAGGGGCATCAGACGCGAGATCATCTCCCGCTGCTACAACCGTCTGCTCAAGGTCAGCCTCGGCGTCGGGTTCAGCGACGCCCAGTGCGGGTTCAAAGCCCTGTCGGCACAGGCGGCGAAGGAACTGCTGCCGCAGGTCGAGGACAGCGAATGGTTCTTCGACACGGAGCTGCTCGCCCGCGCAGAGTGGGCTGGGTACCGGATCCACGAGTTCGGCACGGATTGGACGGACGACCCGGAATCCTCCGTCGACGTGATCAGCACCGCATGGAAGGACCTCAGAGGCATCGTCCGGCTGCGCACCGGCGCACGGTCATGGCTCGGCAGGGACGTGCCGGCGCCGAACACCGGGGCGCAGATCCTTCACTTCATCGACGTGGGAATCATCAGCACCGTGCTCTACGCGGTGCTGTTCCTCCTCGGCCTCCAGTTCGTCTCGGACACCGCGGCGAACATCATCGCGCTGCTCTTGTCCACGATCGCGAACACGGCGCTCAACCGCAGCCACACCTTCGGGGTGCGGTCCCCGCACCGTCGGCTGACGGCCCAGGTGAAAGGTCTCGCGGCATTCGGGCTGTGCCTGGCCTTCACCTCGGCGGGACTGGCCATCGCCGACGGGTTCACCGGCCCCTGGGCGACCGCCGGCACGCTCGCCGTGCTCACCGTCGCGAACCTCGCCGCCACCGTGGTCCGATTCGTGCTCATGCGCACCTGGGTCTTCGCCCGCGGTACCCAGAATGCCGCCGACCGCGCCACCCATCGTGCCGCGCACCGCGGCACCCACAGCATCTCCACGACAGCAGTCGAATCGGCGCATATCGACGAGAAGGGCATCGACCATGTCTGA
- a CDS encoding ArnT family glycosyltransferase encodes MSETRTAPTRTRGLLRHWYPAALTVLTLGTVAAFLINLSANSWANSFYAAAVQAGSENWEAFLFGSLDSANAITVDKPPAALWLMALSARVFGFSSFSMLLPEVLLAGVSVLLIVHSVRLSLRSHVGTGLEKAAALGAGAIFAVSPVVALMFRFNNPDALLVTLMIAAVVATQHALRVLSGPRRRAALRLAGWLALAGVCLGLGFLTKQFQVLLIVPGLALAWVLFARTSWPRRLLWLLVPLVSMIVSAGWWIALVELTPAGSRPYIGGSQSNSFLELTFGYNGFGRLTGNETGSVGGGGGGQGGGWGDTGITRLFTGSFGQQVSWFLPTALFLLIVTIVLLILAEAARRRRVPAVPDEIVTTRSVAADGRTTDAVTDGGRAVRGHGSSGTGSLGAGLLMWGAWLLVTWLVLSNMNGIVHEYYTVALTPAIAVVIGLGSAVLLARPGFLQRLLLAVAWALTGAWQFILSSTMTGVPGVLRWSVLIVSILGALTLIATAHRRPGKALASVLVALAILASAAIPAQLAVRTIAGTTQGSIVTIAGTSSGMGGGRGGGMPGQGGGPGGTGGPDGMPGGASNSAGTGNSENSTGRPAGGGGMGGLLNGSEPSAELTQLLEQDASDYTWAAAATGANQAAGYQLALDEPVMAIGGFNGTDPSPTLAQFKQLVAEGKIHYYIGSGSSGQSPGGADSGSSSAQIAAWVEANFEATTVDSVDSVALYDLSAG; translated from the coding sequence ATGTCTGAGACCCGCACCGCACCCACACGCACCCGCGGCCTGCTGCGGCACTGGTATCCCGCAGCGCTGACAGTGCTCACCCTCGGCACGGTCGCGGCCTTCCTCATCAATCTCAGCGCCAACAGCTGGGCGAACTCCTTCTATGCGGCGGCCGTGCAAGCCGGTTCGGAGAATTGGGAGGCCTTCCTCTTCGGCTCTCTCGACTCGGCGAACGCGATCACCGTCGACAAACCCCCGGCCGCTCTGTGGCTGATGGCACTGAGCGCCCGCGTCTTCGGGTTCTCCTCATTCTCGATGCTCCTGCCGGAGGTCCTCCTGGCCGGGGTGAGTGTGCTGCTCATCGTCCATTCGGTTCGGTTGAGTCTGCGTTCCCACGTCGGAACGGGCCTCGAGAAGGCTGCCGCGTTGGGGGCCGGCGCGATCTTCGCCGTGTCTCCGGTCGTGGCGCTGATGTTCCGGTTCAACAATCCGGATGCGCTGCTCGTGACCCTGATGATCGCGGCAGTCGTCGCGACCCAACACGCCCTGCGCGTCCTCTCCGGGCCGCGGCGGCGGGCCGCACTCCGCCTCGCCGGCTGGCTCGCCCTCGCGGGTGTCTGCCTCGGCCTGGGGTTCCTGACCAAACAGTTCCAGGTCCTCCTCATCGTCCCCGGCCTCGCCCTGGCCTGGGTGCTCTTCGCCCGCACCTCCTGGCCGCGTCGTCTGCTGTGGCTGCTCGTTCCGCTCGTCTCGATGATCGTCAGCGCCGGGTGGTGGATCGCCCTCGTCGAACTCACCCCCGCCGGCTCGAGGCCCTACATCGGCGGTTCCCAATCGAACTCGTTCCTCGAACTCACCTTCGGCTACAACGGGTTCGGTCGCCTCACCGGCAACGAGACCGGATCCGTCGGCGGGGGAGGCGGCGGCCAGGGCGGCGGATGGGGTGACACGGGCATCACCCGCCTGTTCACCGGCAGCTTCGGCCAGCAGGTGTCGTGGTTCCTGCCCACCGCCCTGTTCCTCCTCATCGTCACGATCGTCCTCCTCATCCTCGCCGAGGCGGCCCGTCGTCGCCGTGTCCCCGCCGTCCCGGACGAGATCGTCACCACGAGGTCCGTCGCGGCGGATGGTCGGACGACGGACGCCGTCACGGACGGCGGCCGTGCGGTCCGCGGTCACGGATCCTCCGGCACGGGCAGCCTCGGCGCGGGACTGCTCATGTGGGGTGCCTGGCTCCTCGTCACCTGGCTCGTGCTGTCGAATATGAACGGAATCGTCCACGAGTACTACACGGTCGCGCTCACTCCAGCGATCGCCGTCGTCATCGGGCTCGGCAGCGCCGTTCTGCTCGCTCGCCCGGGATTCCTCCAGCGACTTCTGCTGGCGGTGGCCTGGGCCCTGACAGGGGCATGGCAGTTCATTCTCAGCTCCACGATGACCGGGGTCCCGGGCGTCCTGCGATGGAGCGTGCTCATCGTCTCGATCCTCGGTGCGCTGACCCTCATCGCCACGGCGCACCGGAGACCGGGAAAGGCGCTCGCCTCGGTGCTTGTGGCTCTCGCCATCCTCGCCAGTGCCGCGATTCCGGCGCAGCTGGCTGTGCGCACGATCGCCGGTACGACGCAGGGATCGATCGTCACGATCGCCGGTACGAGCTCAGGTATGGGCGGCGGTCGCGGTGGGGGAATGCCCGGCCAGGGAGGCGGTCCCGGCGGCACCGGCGGTCCCGACGGCATGCCCGGTGGGGCAAGCAACTCAGCCGGGACAGGGAACTCGGAGAACAGCACCGGTCGGCCCGCCGGCGGAGGGGGTATGGGAGGCCTGCTCAACGGATCCGAGCCCTCCGCCGAGCTCACTCAGCTGCTCGAACAGGACGCCTCGGACTACACGTGGGCGGCCGCAGCCACCGGAGCGAACCAGGCTGCCGGATACCAGCTTGCGCTCGACGAGCCGGTGATGGCGATCGGCGGGTTCAACGGCACCGATCCGTCACCGACGCTCGCGCAGTTCAAACAGCTCGTAGCTGAGGGCAAGATCCACTATTACATCGGATCGGGCTCCAGCGGACAGAGTCCCGGCGGTGCGGACTCGGGCTCCTCCTCGGCACAGATCGCGGCCTGGGTCGAGGCGAACTTCGAAGCGACCACCGTCGACTCCGTCGACTCCGTCGCACTCTATGATCTCAGCGCCGGTTGA
- a CDS encoding response regulator transcription factor, giving the protein MTPTDTPPARILIVDDEANLSELLVMACHVRGWEAVGVGTGREAVALARSEHFDAIVLDVMLPDLDGFAVIEKIRGESIDTPVVFLSARDEVDDRLTGLRLGGDDYVTKPFNLDEVIARIEARLRRSAPAGPVDDEDVLRVGDLELDERSHEVTRAGHPIELTAREYEVLLLFMRNPRVVLSKAQILDRVWDYDFGGNGNIVELYVSYLRKKIDTPFPDLPNLFHTKRGAGYIMRAPQ; this is encoded by the coding sequence ATGACACCGACCGATACTCCGCCGGCACGCATCCTCATCGTCGACGACGAGGCCAATCTCTCCGAACTCCTCGTCATGGCCTGCCACGTGCGGGGCTGGGAAGCCGTGGGCGTCGGCACCGGCCGTGAGGCGGTGGCACTTGCCCGGAGCGAGCACTTCGACGCCATCGTCCTCGACGTCATGCTGCCCGACCTCGACGGATTCGCTGTGATCGAGAAGATCAGGGGTGAGAGCATCGACACTCCGGTCGTCTTCCTCTCCGCCCGCGACGAGGTCGATGACAGGCTCACGGGGCTGCGCCTCGGCGGGGATGACTATGTGACGAAGCCGTTCAACCTCGACGAGGTCATCGCCAGGATCGAGGCGCGCCTGCGTCGCAGCGCACCGGCCGGTCCGGTCGATGACGAGGATGTGCTGCGGGTGGGCGACCTCGAACTCGACGAACGCTCCCACGAGGTCACCCGTGCCGGTCACCCGATCGAACTCACGGCCCGAGAATATGAGGTGCTGCTGCTGTTCATGCGCAATCCGCGGGTGGTCCTGTCGAAGGCGCAGATCCTCGATCGAGTGTGGGACTACGACTTCGGCGGCAACGGCAACATCGTCGAACTCTACGTGTCCTACCTGCGGAAGAAGATCGACACCCCGTTCCCGGACCTGCCGAACCTCTTCCACACCAAGCGCGGAGCCGGCTACATCATGCGGGCGCCGCAGTGA